tttttcagcgtgcCTATAAACAGAGAATAATTTCCaaaaataataaccataataGTAAATATTAACTGGATCCtctttatattttcttatattgatTTCAATTGAAATTCACCAGTCTTCGTCGTCATAAAATCTTGCAAGAGTAAAGACCTAAAAAGCACCTGAAaggtttcttctttttttagattAGCGgctatattaaattatttgagTTGTTTAATCACAAAGTTGATGACTCAAAGGTATTGCCTAAAAGCGACATTCTTCATAAATAGGAAGTAACTTCATGCAAATAAGGGCTGGActagtatatatacacatacagatgCCTTGACAAACTCATGCAGCTTATTCTGATCAAATTTGATTGCATTAAAATTCAGAGTTTGACAGAAGAGAAAATCATGTCTTTTTGTAAAGTTCCTTTCACGGCTGACAAGACTGTGAAGAACAGGGCACTGATCGTGTCTGTGGAGAACTTCTATTCAGATGCAGATCTGAAGAAGAGGAACGGGGTGAAGAGAGACACTAGAAGACTTCACAAGATCCTCAGCAAGCTCGGCTTCTCTGTGGACATCAGAATGGACCTTGAAGCACATGAGATTTATGAAGCATTTAAAGCAGGTAATGTGAGCTCATCATGATGCTGTcatttttactaataaaaaaaaaaaacaatttttttcaatgGATGAaagttattttatgattattttatgatttttattcatAGGTTTTGAGTTTATTGGTTTACATGGAAGAGATTTTTGCATTCTGAATCAGTCCTGACATTATAATGACAGCCACGACTGCAGATTTCTAGGATAACTACAAAAACGTAACTTGCACAATCCATTCAGAATACTCACTAATACTTTCCTCCATCCTCAGAGAGCGAGAAGACGGTCAAAGACTGTTTTGTGGGCATCATATCCAGTCACGGTGAGGAGGGAGTTGTGTTTGGCGCTGATGGACGTGCTGTGAAACTAGCAGAGATCTACAGCTACTTTGAAAGCCCTTCAATGGCAGACAAGAGCAAACTCTTCCTCATTCAGGTacattttgtgaaaaatttcTTACAGACAAACTCCTGTGACCTTTTTACTTCTTGCATACTTCAGCAAATATTGACGGCTGTGATGATAGTACATTCCTTTGACTCTCTGGTACTGTTTAGTCATTTTAAGCCaagcatttttctttatttttctccgAGAATGGTATGAAACTTGGTCAAAAATGTTGGTCACGACTCACACTTTAAGTCACACTTTACTGTTCACATGACTTACATGAGACTTACATGGGAAATGAAAGAGAAATAGAAATACATCATTTTTTGGCGTTTCTctcaaataaatacatgcatggatgttaaaggttgaTTTGAACtgatattatttcataattttacctGTATACTTTTCTTAAAGCTTGAAACCTGTTGCAGATCCTAATTGAATGTTTCTAATGAACAACTCTCTGGTGTTCAGGCTTGTCGAGGGCATGGTTTGGATGGAGGTGTGGAGGTGGAGACAGATTCTTCATTCTCTGAGGAagaggacaaaaacaaaaacgtaCTCACAGTTATTATAACATTCCAGATTTAAATTCCTTTGACTTTCTGGCACTATTCAGTCATTTTAGACCCAAAGAATGTTatgttttgaatttattattactattagccttttttgtgtgtgtgtgggttttctcCCACAGTTGTCTactcacaaaataaatacaaaagtttAGTTTAAATTTGTTACAGATGTTAACTGAATGCTAACTTTCTGGTGTTCAGGCTTGTCGAGGGCATGGTTTGGATGGAGGTGTGGAGGTGGAGGCAGATTCTTCATTCTCTGAGGAAGAGGACGGCATGGTTGAGCTCTTTTCCATCCCTATTGACACAGCAGTCATGTACGCCACATCTCCAGGTCTGACTTATTAACTCTAAAACATTGCCTGCATAGTTTGTAAAGTCACCAACACTTCAGTTCCTCACTGACGTACGTTCAATCGTTTTCTAGGGTACGGTGCATTCATGCATCCTCTGGGCTCGGCGTTGATTCAAACCCTCTGTGATTTGCTAGAAAAGGAGGGAGGTCCAGATCTGGAGATCACGAGACTTCTGACACAACTGAACTATCAGGTGGCCTACAACTTTGAATCCAGGGGGAAACTGCTGGGAGGAAAAAAGCAGATGCCATGTTTTGTGACCCGCTTCACCAGAGAGGTTTTCCCATTCATGGACAGTCAGACGGCAGAAGAAGATTTGAGCTTGACCTTTGCAGCAATGCAGCTTGTCGATGAACCCAGGAGGTCACGGAAGAGTTCCATCGGCTGAAGATCGCAGAACAGAGACTGACGGCAAAGAACATGTAGACAAACTGATTCGTGTTAGATATCGTATCATCTCatttgataagataacatataaTCACATAAAGTTGCATGGGTAATAGGAAGTAAGGTGCTGGCGAATGTGCAGGATGTGACTTGTCTTATAATGCTGTGTTTGCTACTACCTTTATTATATTTTCCAAAAGTAAAACAGTCCTATTCTGATTTAGGTGAAAGTGCATTGGATAAAAACAcattgatatatatgtatatataaatcttaaaggGATCatctgtattatatataatattcaaataaaagccAAACTGAACTCGAAGCTCAATGTCTTACTCAAATCAAAAATCAATAAGTGTTGCAACAGCATTTTAACTGAAACACCATTTCTAGGAAACGCTTGTGTTACGGTAATCCAGATCTTGTGCTGATGACAATATGCAAAACTAGTTTCTGTGACTCAGATTACAACATATACATACTTTGTCCTTGCTGTAGTTACTGTAGTGTTTATTGGTAGGTGCTCACATGATGTGAGTTGACAGCCAATCCAGACATGCAGGATTTCATTATAGTCTGTTGGTCACAAACACTAATGCCAGGTTTCTTTTAACGGTCTATCCAGTGATGACTATTATTTGTGCTTATGAGATATTCGGTATGGCTTAAAAGTGTTTAGTCATTCTTTGGACTCTGGTGAACTTCTATACATTAAAATTTGACATTTCTGAAAAAGTTTGAACATTCTGAGTTTGAACATTCTGGCTCCCAATGATGAAACACAGAAGTCGATGAAAATATTCTAGTAACCTGAACTGgtgaaaataagaataaaaatgagatacaaaaagaaaa
Above is a window of Carassius auratus strain Wakin chromosome 35, ASM336829v1, whole genome shotgun sequence DNA encoding:
- the LOC113054569 gene encoding caspase-3-like, with protein sequence MQLILIKFDCIKIQSLTEEKIMSFCKVPFTADKTVKNRALIVSVENFYSDADLKKRNGVKRDTRRLHKILSKLGFSVDIRMDLEAHEIYEAFKAESEKTVKDCFVGIISSHGEEGVVFGADGRAVKLAEIYSYFESPSMADKSKLFLIQACRGHGLDGGVEVETDSSFSEEEDKNKNACRGHGLDGGVEVEADSSFSEEEDGMVELFSIPIDTAVMYATSPGYGAFMHPLGSALIQTLCDLLEKEGGPDLEITRLLTQLNYQVAYNFESRGKLLGGKKQMPCFVTRFTREVFPFMDSQTAEEDLSLTFAAMQLVDEPRRSRKSSIG